From Patescibacteria group bacterium:
GATGTTTTGCGCAAAGCGGTGGGCAAAAAAATCTCCGAGCTTTTGGTCAAACAAAAGGAAAAATTCGTCGAGGGCTGCATGAAAAAAGGCGTGGCCAAGGAATTGGGCGAACAAATTTTTTCTTTTATCGAACCTTTCGCCGGCTACGGCTTTAACCGGTCGCACGCCGCTTGTTACGCGATGATCGGTTATCAAACCGCTTATTTAAAAGCCCATTATCCGGCGGAATTCATGGCCGCGCTGTTAAGCTCGGACCAGCAGGATATCGACCGCATCGCCATTGAGATCGAAGAGTGCCGCAATATGGGAATCAAAGTGCTTTCACCGGACATCAATGAATCTTTCGCGTCGTTTACCGTGGTCAAGGATGAAAATACCGGCGAAGAATTCATCCGCTTCGGCTTGAACGCGATCAAAAATGTCGGCGAACATATTGTCGAAGTGATCATTAACGAGAGAAAGGCCAATGGCAAGTATCAGGATATTTTTGACTTGCTGGAAAGGATCGTGGACAAAGATCTGAATAAAAAATCTTTGGAATCATTGACTAAATGCGGCGCGCTTGACCAATTCGGCGATCGCGGCATGTTTTTGGCCAATATGGAATCTCTGCTGGAATATAATAAAGAAGTCAGCCGCAATCGGGATTCCAAACAGAGCAGTTTGTTCGGCAATTCCGCGACCAATATGCCTTCCCGGATCAAACTCGACAAAGCGACGACGGTGGGTCAGCAGGAAAAATTAGCCTGGGAAAAAGAATTGCTGGGACTTTATTTGAGCGCTCATCCCTTTAATGATTTTAAAAAACATTTAGGAGATTTTGTATTTCCGATCAATAGTTTAGCCTCGCATCTTTACGAAGACGCGGTCCGTACCGCCGGCGTGATCACCGTCGTTAAAAAAATTATCACCCGGAGCAATAAGCCCATGCTCTTCGTCAAGATCGAAGATGCGGTTGCTTCCACCGAGCTCTTGATCTTTCCTAATCTCTATGAAACGACCGCCGAGCTCTGGCAAGAAGGCAGGGTCGTTTTGGCGCAGGGAAAAATTTCCGACAAAGACCAGGAGATAAAATTATTAGTGGACAAGGCGGCAGTCTTGACTCTGGATAAACTGGACGAATCGATCAATAATTTTAAAAATATCGAAGTCGCGGCCAGAAAACAGTTTAATGGCTACGGCAATAATGGCAATAATAACGGATTTTATCGTCCCCAGACCCGAGCCGCCAAACCGGCGGCTCCGGCAACGCCCCCGCCGCTTAAATTGATTTTCAAGCGCGATTTAAACGCGGACGAATCAGCCCGCTTAAAAGAGATTTTAACCAAAGCGTCAGGACAAAGCTTAGTTTACTTCAAAATAATCCGGAACAACGAACCGGTCATTTTTCAGGCCGGTTTTCGGGTGAGAAATGACGCTGATCTGACCGGCTTCATCAAAAAAGAATTTTCCGACTCGATCGAGGTTGTAGACGCCAAATAGCAAATATAGTATAATAAAGTTATAAACAAAAGCTCCAACTTTTCATTTTTTACTTTTTACTTTTAACTTATCATATGTCTTCTGAAAAAAACGATTCAATAACTTCGACCAAGATCAAGACCGTGGCGGTGAAACGGCGCATTGCCGAACCCAAAACCGAATTGGCAGAGCTAAAAGAGGACGAAAAATTGCCGAAGAAAAGCAAGTTGTCCGTGCGGGTGGTCGGGCGAGAGCTTAAAGTAAAAGAGAGCGACCTGGCGGCTGAAGTTAAAGAGGAAAAAAAGATCGCCACCGAAACAACGCGGCTTGAGCCGGGAAAAAAATCCGCCTCCGCCAAGGCTTCCCCTTCCGCTAAAGCTGCGGGGGACAAGACGGCGGAGAGGGGAGAAAAGAAAGCCAAGAAGCATGAGAAAGATTATTTTCATCGCGTCAGTCATCGCCTGGAAGAATCTAAGGCTGAATCAGCTCATCATCATGGCAAGGAAAAGAAAAAGGCCAAGCGCGAAACAGTGTCGCGCCCGGTCGGCGTTTATCGCAAAATATCGGTATTTTTTATAATTTTGACCTTAGCTTTGCTGGCCGCCGCTTTTTATTTTTTCCTGGTCAGCTTGACGGTCGAGGTGACGCCCAAAACCGAAAGGATCAGCGACCGGCTGAATATCATAGTTACCAATAGCGCGCCAAATCAGGCGGCGGCCAATCTTGCCAACGCGGCCAATGTCGCGGGAGCGGTTGAACAAATTCCGGTCAAAGAACAAAAGACTTATGGGGCCACGGGCGCCAATATTTTGGGGCAGGAAATCATCGGCAAAGTCAGCCTGATCAATAATTACAGCCAGGACAAGACTTTAGTGGCGACGACGAGATTATTGACTTCGGATGGAAAATTATTCCGCATTAAAGACAAGGTTTTTATTCCGGCCGGCGGCTCGGCCGAAGTGGAGATCTATACCGACGAACCAAGTTTGGAGATGGCTATCGGTCCGACCACCTTCACTATTCCCGGGCTTTGGGCGGGCTTGCAGGACAAGATCTATGCCAAGTCGAAGACTGCTTTTGTTTATCGATCCAATGTGCAAAAATTCGTCCAAAATTTAGACATTGAAAAAGCGATGCAAGATATCAAGGAATCCCTGGTCAACAAAGTCAACGCGCAATTTACCAATAATTACAAAGGTTATGATAAAGTCATCGTCCAGGTGGATAAAAATTCTTTAGTGGCCTCGAGTTCGGTGAAGGCGGGCGAGAAAGTCGATTCTTTCAATCTGGCGCTTTCCGCCAATGTCGACATCGCGGCCTTTCAGACCGCGGATGTTAAGAAGCTGGCCGAAGCCAGGCTCGTTTCCGTAATGCCGGCCGGGGAAAAATTCGTCGGCCTGAATCAAAACGAAATACAGTATAATGTGACCAGCGCCGATTATAAAAATGGCGCGGTGAACCTGGAAGTTCCGATCGCGGGGACTATGGCTCTTTCCGATATTGATAACGCGGTGGATAAGACCAAGCTGGTCGGATTGACCGCGGCGCAGATCAATCAATATTTGCTTGGCCTGGACAAATTTTCCGACATCAAATTGACTTTTATGCCGTCGTTCATTCGTAAAGCGCCGAGCCTGGTGGACAGGATAAAGATCATAATCAAGTAATAAGTAAAAAGTAATAAGTAAGAAGCAATAAATTAGAAGCAAAAAGCAGAAAAGTCCCCTCCTCGGGAGGGGTGCCGAGCATGAGCGAGGCGGGGAGGGTTTATTCCCGACATTATTATTCTGTCATTCCCGTCCCCGTTGTCACGAGGATAAACTCCGGCGGGAATCCAGAGTACGAGCACAGTCAACATCTTTGCCACTTTTTTAAAAAAAAGTGGCGCATACAAACCACCCCCAAACCCCTCCTTGGAAAGGAGGGGAGACGCGCTGGACAAATTTTGGGACGCTTCGCTATGAAGCCGTGCCCCGCCGCAGGCGGGGCGCGGTTTCCCTGTCCGCCTTGGGAGGATACTCTGCGTGCTTTAACGGAAATTTTCAATGCTCGCTATAAGGAAGTTTATTTATTTGTTTAAATATAAAAAACGGCGAAAATAAAAACTGGTTTTAAAACCAGTTTTTATATTTGGTGGGCATGGTGGGAATCGAACCCACATGAGATCGCTCTCACACGATTTTGAGTCGTGCGCGTCTGCCAGTTCCGCCACACGCCCGGATTAGTATCTGGTATTAAGTATTTGGTATTTAGTATATTCTAAAATTTTAACATTTTCTATAAAAAAATTGCTTTTCTTTTAGCAACAAATATTATTATATGACATCCAAAATAAATTGTCAAAGGCAGGAAAATAGTTTATAATAAATGCAATACTAATGCCATACGAATACATACTAATATAACGAATAAGTGTTCAGGAAGCATTCGTGAGATTAGTATGCATTCGTAGATTAGTATTGCATTTATGGGTAAGATCATCGCCATCGTCAACCAAAAAGGAGGTGTCGGCAAAACCACTACCGCGGTTAATCTGGGGGCGTATTTGGCGCAAGCAGGCAAGCACGTTTTGTTGGTCGATGTCGATCCGCAGGGCAACGCGACTTCCGGTTTGGGCATTGACGCGAAGGAATTGGAACATGGCCTTTATGAAGCTTTGACCGAGCAAAAAACCATTTTTGAGATCATCAAGAAAACCAAGCAGGAAAAATATCATCTGGCTCCGTCAACGCCGGCTTTGGCGGGCGCGGGAGTTGAATTGGTCAATTTGGAGGATCGCGAATTCCGCCTCCTGCGGCTCTTGGAAGCGATAAAAAACGAATATGATTATATAATCGTTGATGCTCCGCCTTCGCTGGGACTTTTAACCATTAATAGTTTAGTTGCCGCCGATGAAGTTTTGATCCCGGTGCAGAGCGAATATTATGCCCTGGAAGGCCTGGGTCAATTATTGGAAACGATCTCTCTGGTGCAAAATAATTTAAAGCCGAGTCTGGGAATAATGGGCGCGGTCATCACCATGTTCGATGCCCGCAATAAATTATCATCTTCGGTGATGGGCGAATTGTATCAGTATTTTCCCAATCGCGTTTTTCGTTCGGTGATTCCCCGCAGCGTCCGCCTGGCCGAAGCGCCGAGTTTCGGCCGCTCGATTCTGCATTACGATCATAATTCCAAAGGCGGCCGCGCTTACGAGCGCTTAGCCCGGGAAATAATTGATTTAGAGCAAAGGGTGTAAGTGCTAAATTTTTTACTTTTAACTTTTAACTTTTTACTTACTATATGGCTTACGGCTTAGGCAGGGGATTGTCTTCTTTAATTCCACCAAAAAAAGAAAGGTCAAGCGCGGTGATCAAGCAGGACGAATATTACGCGCCCATGGCTGGCGTTGCGCCGGGAGACGGCGTGCTGCAGGTAGCGCCTGACGAGATCGAGGCTAACCCAATGCAACCCCGCAAAAGTTTTTCTGAAGTTGACATCAATGAATTGGCCGAGTCGATCAAAACCTATGGCATCATTCAGCCGCTGATTGTCACCCGCAAGGGCGGCCGTTATGAATTGATCGCCGGCGAACGCCGCTTAAGAGCGGCTAAAGTTGCCGGTTTGGATAAAGTTCCGGTGATCGTCCGCGATTATGACCAGCAGAAAAAATTGGAGGTGGCTTTGGTGGAGAATCTGCAAAGAGAAGATCTGAATCCGATCGATCGCGCCGGCGCCTATCGGCAATTGATGGATGATTTTAATTTGAGTTTGGAAGATGCGGCCAAAAAAGTCGGCAAGTCGCGGCCGCAAGTTTCCAATACCTTAAGGCTTTTATCGCTGCCGGAAGAGATCCGCGCCGCGCTTTCCGGCGGGAAATTAAGCGAGGCTCACGCGATCTATCTTTTAGGGCTTGATTCGGAAGTCAAGCAATTGCAGGTGTTTCGGAAGATTTTACGGAATGATTGGACTGTCAGAGAAACCAGCCGGCAGGTGCGCAAGATCGGCGGCACCAAGGAATCGCGCATCAAGGATGATCCGGCCGATCGCTCTCGCGAAGCCGCTTTCCGCTCCTTCTTTGGCGCCAAAACCGAGATCAAGCGCGCTAACCGCGGCGGCAAGGTCATTATTGATTTTTACAGCGACGATGAATTGGCGGAAATGACACGGAAAGTGAAAAGTTGAAAGTAAAAAGTTATAAAGTTGAATGTTTTAAAGTTGAAAGTAGGGTAATATAGTTTAGCAAAGATCCGCGCTTAGGCGGACTTTGTTTTATGGGGCGATTGACGCGGCGGCTAAGATAACTTAAAATAAAATTCCCCGCTCTGGTTTTTGCCAAAGCGGGGTGAGAGTTTCGCTCCTGATGACGCGATGTGCGCGCCTGTTTGTTTAGTGGAAGAGCTTTTGGCTCAAAAGGTTGCCAGAACTAATCAAATGGCAGAGCCTTAAACAAGGCGGAGATCCTTCGCCGGAGCTTTTTCCCCGGCGTCCATACTCTCAAGCATTTAAAATAATAGGGTAAATTTATTTTTTTGTCAAAACTAAATTTAAATAAAAACCCCGTCTAGCTTGAGACGGGGGCGGGAAAGCCTTAATATTGCCGCTTTGGACATATCTCCTGCCGGGAGGACGGAAGGAATGGCCCCTGGCAACCGTGATGTTTGGATGCCCCCTTTCCCTGTATGGATATATATTATATTTTGATTAAGACATTGTCAATTTAATAAAATAAATCATGAAAAAGTCTTACCATATTATCACGATCGGCTGCCAGATGAATATTTCCGATAGCGAGCGGATCGCCGCTTATTTGGAATTCTATGGCTTTAAACCCGAATCAGACCGCGCTAAAGCTGGTTTGGTAGTTTTGAATACCTGCGGCATCAGGCAGAAAGCCGAAGACCGCAATTACGGCCTGATTCCCGCGATCAAGAAAAAAAATCCGCGCGCCAGAATAATCCTGACCGGCTGTCTCTCGGAAAGAAAAGACGTGAGGCGAAGACTGGAAGAAGTCGTGGATATCTGGCTGCCAATAAAAAATTTACCCCGACTTTATCGCGAACTTGACTTAAAAAAAGTCCCCTCTTGCTTGCCCCGCAAAGCGAAGCGATGCGCGGGAGAGGGGTGCCGAGCTTCCCCTCTTGGGAGGGGTGGACGCGCCTCGCGGACGGGGTGGGTTGGCGAGGCGGGGTGTGTGACGCCGGGTTCAAGTGACTATTTGAATATAACACCTAAAATAAGTTCCGATTTTTCCGCCTACGTGCCGATCGGCAACGGCTGCGATAATTTCTGCTCCTATTGCGTCGTGCCGTATGCCCGCGGGCGCGAGGTCTATCGTCCGGCCGGCGTGATTATCGCGGAAGTGAAGAAATTTATTGATCGGGGATATAAGGAGATTGTTTTGATCGCGCAAAACGTGAATAGTTATGAAACCATGATCACCAAAAGTGATTTGAAATATTTTCCTAAGAAAAAGATTGGCCAGGAAATATTTTTCCCCGAGATACTTGATGCCGCCGCTAAATTGCCCGGAGATTTTTGGCTGAGATTTTTCACTTCCCATCCGAAAAATATGAGCGATGAGCTGGTCGCGGTGATGAAAAAAAATTTCAAGATCTGCCGGCAGATCCATCTTCCGGCGCAATCTGGCGACGACCAGATTTTGGCGGCAATGAACCGTAAATATACCGTTAAGCATTATTTGAGTTTGATTAAAAAATTAAGAACCGCCATGCCGGAAATTGGAATTTCCACGGATATTATTGTTGGTTTTCCCGGCGAAACCAAAAATCAATTCGCCAATTCGGAAAAATTAATGCGAGCGGCGAAATATGATATGGTTTATCTGGCTCGTTTCAGTTCGCGGCCTGGCACGGCAGCGGCCAAATTGAAAGATAATATTTCGGCCAAAGAAAAACAGCGGCGCGAAGAAATATTAAATGAAATTTTGAAAAAAACTGCTTGGAAAAATAATCAGCGGTATCTGAATAAAGCGGTCAAGGTTTTAGCTGAAGAAAAAAATAAGAGAGGGGAATGGCTGGGCAAAAATGAACAATTCATTACGGTAAAAATTTTGGGCTCGGCTAAAGTTGATTTAAAAGGCGAATTTGCTAAAGTTAAAATTACCGAAGCCAAAGATTTTGGGCTCACTGGCAGCTTAGTAAAATATTAAGAAAATGAATAAAAATAATAAAAAAATTATTGTAATATTAGGCACAACAGCGTCGGGCAAAACTTTGCTCGGGGTGGCTTTGGCGCGAGAATTCAACGGCGAAATAATTTCCGCCGACAGCCGCCAAGTCTATCGCGGCCTCGACATAGGTTCAGGCAAAGATTTGTCCGAATATGGCGAGAAAAATTCCCCTCTTGCTTGCCCCGCAAAGCGAAGCGATGCGCGGGAGAGGGGTGGACGGCCCCTGGCCGGACGGGGTGTGTTAAACTTGAACGAAACGTCTATCTCGTTTGTGCTGCATCATCTTATTGATATTGCCGATCCAAAGGAAATTTTCAGCGTAGCCGAATATCAGAAACAAGCTTTCGCCGCCATTGAAGATATTCTACAGCGCGGCAAACTGCCGATCATCGTCGGCGGTTCCGGCCAATATTTGGAGGCAGTAGTAGAAAATTATCAATTAACCGACATCAAGCCGGATATGGCGGCTAGAGCTGAAAACGAAAACAAAACCACCGAAGAATTATTCGAAGAATTAAAAAAGAAGAACCCTGCTTTTGCCGCAAAATTAAATAATAGCGACCGGAATAATAAGAGAAGATTGATTCGATATTTGGAAGTCGCAAATAATTCCCCTCTCGAGAGGGGTGGACGGCCCCTGGCCGGACGGGGTGTGTCAAACGGCCGCCAGTACGAATTTTTATTGATCGGTCTCACTTGGTCTAAGGAAGCTCTGGCCGAGCGGATCCACCGCCGCCTGATCGACCGTCTGGAAAAAGAGGGGATGATCCAGGAGGTGAGCGATCTGCATGACAAAACCGGCCTAACTTGGGAACGTCTCGAATCTTTCGGTTTGGAATATAAATTTATCGCTCAATATCTGCAGGAAAAAATAGATTACGATCAAATGGCCGAACTGCTCGACCGCGCCATCAATCAATTCGCCAAAAAACAAATGACTTGGTTCAAACGCTGGGAAAAGAAGAGAAAAATTAGTTGGTTAAATGATAAAATCAAAGCGGAAAAAATGGTCGAAGATTTTTTGGAGAAATAAATGGTATTCAACCGCAGGGCAGGCACTCGCCCCCATCTTTTCTAAAAGGTATCCTCGCTGCAAGCGGACGAGGTATTTATCATCGCTCGCTCGGAAATAATCCCCGCGAGGCGCGGGATTATTTCACTCGCTTCGCTTGATAATAAAAAGGCGGGCGCATTGACGCACCCGCTTTGATTTTAAAGAAGTCCGGTGGTTTCTTCTTTGCCCAGCATCAGATTCAGACATTGGACAGCGTTGCCGGATGAGCCCTTGCCGAGATTATCCAGCAGAGCCACGATATTTATGACTCCGGGTTTGCCGTAAACGTGGATTTCCACGCGGTTGGTATTGACGAGCGCTTGGGCCGAAAGTCCGTCGCCGATTTTTTCGGTTTCTTCCTGACCGGCGACTCTGACGAATTTTTCTCCCCGATAAGTTTTTTCTAATTCCGAGCGGATCATTTCG
This genomic window contains:
- a CDS encoding AAA family ATPase; translated protein: MGKIIAIVNQKGGVGKTTTAVNLGAYLAQAGKHVLLVDVDPQGNATSGLGIDAKELEHGLYEALTEQKTIFEIIKKTKQEKYHLAPSTPALAGAGVELVNLEDREFRLLRLLEAIKNEYDYIIVDAPPSLGLLTINSLVAADEVLIPVQSEYYALEGLGQLLETISLVQNNLKPSLGIMGAVITMFDARNKLSSSVMGELYQYFPNRVFRSVIPRSVRLAEAPSFGRSILHYDHNSKGGRAYERLAREIIDLEQRV
- a CDS encoding ParB/RepB/Spo0J family partition protein; protein product: MAYGLGRGLSSLIPPKKERSSAVIKQDEYYAPMAGVAPGDGVLQVAPDEIEANPMQPRKSFSEVDINELAESIKTYGIIQPLIVTRKGGRYELIAGERRLRAAKVAGLDKVPVIVRDYDQQKKLEVALVENLQREDLNPIDRAGAYRQLMDDFNLSLEDAAKKVGKSRPQVSNTLRLLSLPEEIRAALSGGKLSEAHAIYLLGLDSEVKQLQVFRKILRNDWTVRETSRQVRKIGGTKESRIKDDPADRSREAAFRSFFGAKTEIKRANRGGKVIIDFYSDDELAEMTRKVKS
- a CDS encoding MiaB/RimO family radical SAM methylthiotransferase; the protein is MKKSYHIITIGCQMNISDSERIAAYLEFYGFKPESDRAKAGLVVLNTCGIRQKAEDRNYGLIPAIKKKNPRARIILTGCLSERKDVRRRLEEVVDIWLPIKNLPRLYRELDLKKVPSCLPRKAKRCAGEGCRASPLGRGGRASRTGWVGEAGCVTPGSSDYLNITPKISSDFSAYVPIGNGCDNFCSYCVVPYARGREVYRPAGVIIAEVKKFIDRGYKEIVLIAQNVNSYETMITKSDLKYFPKKKIGQEIFFPEILDAAAKLPGDFWLRFFTSHPKNMSDELVAVMKKNFKICRQIHLPAQSGDDQILAAMNRKYTVKHYLSLIKKLRTAMPEIGISTDIIVGFPGETKNQFANSEKLMRAAKYDMVYLARFSSRPGTAAAKLKDNISAKEKQRREEILNEILKKTAWKNNQRYLNKAVKVLAEEKNKRGEWLGKNEQFITVKILGSAKVDLKGEFAKVKITEAKDFGLTGSLVKY
- a CDS encoding tRNA (adenosine(37)-N6)-dimethylallyltransferase MiaA, giving the protein MNKNNKKIIVILGTTASGKTLLGVALAREFNGEIISADSRQVYRGLDIGSGKDLSEYGEKNSPLACPAKRSDARERGGRPLAGRGVLNLNETSISFVLHHLIDIADPKEIFSVAEYQKQAFAAIEDILQRGKLPIIVGGSGQYLEAVVENYQLTDIKPDMAARAENENKTTEELFEELKKKNPAFAAKLNNSDRNNKRRLIRYLEVANNSPLERGGRPLAGRGVSNGRQYEFLLIGLTWSKEALAERIHRRLIDRLEKEGMIQEVSDLHDKTGLTWERLESFGLEYKFIAQYLQEKIDYDQMAELLDRAINQFAKKQMTWFKRWEKKRKISWLNDKIKAEKMVEDFLEK